A window of Rhododendron vialii isolate Sample 1 chromosome 13a, ASM3025357v1 contains these coding sequences:
- the LOC131313278 gene encoding GDSL esterase/lipase At5g45960-like translates to MPQPRRSRNKTCSAFSSLLSPPEVNMSSKIKSVVSIVTLLFILSNLISQNQAQQVSNHSIAAFYVFGDSYVDPGNNDYILSIAKSNFPPYGIDFVNQIATGRFSNGKLIADFFASFLGFQNNSYVPYLAPNFTIQSTKPAVGFASAGTGFDNRTAALLNVIPMSTQLEYFREYKARLASSIGQEGADNLTRNAVFFVNCAVNDFVNTFYGAGHISLPAGTTIGQYEDFVLQQLQEFIQGLVGLGARRIAVSGVPLFGCWPIVITLYSSNLTNALGTRACNDTLNAVGNDYNMKVQAALRTMQNSSGNIGLKLAYFDTYTPMVNIRRNPAVFGIDVTNRGCCGTGLLELGPLCNSLSALCANRSEYEFFDSVHPTQTTASIILNANIAAINFITS, encoded by the exons ATGCCACAACCAAGGAGAAGTAGGAATAAAACTTGTTCAGCTTTTTCCTCTCTACTCTCTCCACCTGAAGTGAATATgagttccaaaatcaaatccgtGGTTTCTATTGTtactttgttgtttattttgtcCAATTTGATATCTCAAAATCAAGCTCAACAGGTTTCCAACCACTCGATTGCAGCCTTTTATGTGTTTGGAGACTCTTATGTGGACCCTGGAAACAACGACTACATTCTTTCGATTGCCAAGAGCAACTTTCCACCttatggaattgattttgtgaACCAGATCGCCACTGGAAGGTTCAGCAATGGGAAGCTCATTGCTGATTTTTTTG CTTCCTTCTTGGGTTTTCAGAATAACTCCTATGTGCCATatttggccccaaatttcaCCATCCAGTCCACCAAACCTGCAGTTGGTTTCGCCTCCGCTGGCACTGGATTTGACAATCGCACTGCAGCATtactt AATGTAATCCCAATGTCAACGCAATTGGAATACTTCAGAGAATACAAAGCAAGACTTGCGAGCAGCATTGGACAAGAGGGAGCGGATAATCTGACAAGGAATGCCGTTTTCTTTGTGAATTGTGCTGTGAACGATTTCGTCAACACATTTTACGGGGCTGGACATATAAGCCTTCCGGCTGGGACAACTATCGGGCAATATGAAGATTTTGTGTTACAACAACTGCAAGAATTCATACAG GGATTGGTTGGCCTTGGGGCTCGAAGAATTGCGGTCTCCGGAGTGCCATTGTTCGGATGCTGGCCCATTGTCATTACTCTCTACTCGTCAAACCTCACAAATGCATTGGGAACGCGTGCTTGCAATGACACCCTAAATGCTGTCGGAAACGATTATAACATGAAGGTTCAAGCAGCATTGAGGACCATGCAAAATAGCTCCGGAAATATTGGACTCAAACTTGCCTACTTCGATACGTATACGCCAATGGTTAACATTCGGCGAAACCCGGCTGTGTTTG GTATTGACGTTACTAACAGGGGTTGTTGCGGGACTGGTTTGCTGGAATTAGGACCCCTTTGCAACTCGCTCTCCGCACTTTGTGCTAATAGGTCGGAGTACGAATTCTTTGACTCAGTCCATCCAACTCAAACAACAGCTTCCATTATATTGAACGCCAATATTGCTGCCATCAATTTTATAACTAGTTAA